One part of the Gossypium raimondii isolate GPD5lz chromosome 1, ASM2569854v1, whole genome shotgun sequence genome encodes these proteins:
- the LOC128041250 gene encoding uncharacterized protein LOC128041250, which produces MLKERFEIEVAFEIWGINSMVKKCGARIVYEEDLEEMDQTIHEHSGSTSSNFDDMHSNSGSNGNNNGALVKRKWLNAKAGDQRNKTLFCRICQSYVVNHRLLS; this is translated from the exons ATGTTGAAGGAAAGATTTGAAATTGAGGTTGCATTCGAAATCTGGGGCATCAATTCCATGGTGAAGAAATGCGGGGCTCGAATAGTGTATGAGGAAGATTTGGAAGAGATGGACCAAACCATACATGAACATAGCGGGTCAACTTCTTCAAATTTTGATGATATGCATTCAAACAGTGGATCAAACGGGAATAATAATGGCGCTCTTGTCAAGAGAAAATG GTTGAATGCGAAAGCAGGCGATCAGCGGAACAAAACTCTATTTTGTCGAATCTGTCAATCATATGTTGTAAACCATCGACTACTCTCCTAG